In Thermodesulforhabdus norvegica, a single window of DNA contains:
- a CDS encoding rod-binding protein yields MKVGSLFKNPDVDVDLQKRELRKACSEFESLFVAQILKNARASILRSEEPDAAMAIYESMFDDAVARTVAEKGIFGIGELLYEELVPLIEKKKDPAKE; encoded by the coding sequence ATGAAGGTAGGAAGTTTGTTTAAGAACCCGGATGTTGATGTCGATCTACAGAAAAGAGAGCTTCGTAAAGCCTGCTCCGAATTCGAAAGTCTTTTTGTGGCGCAGATTTTGAAAAATGCCAGGGCGAGTATCCTTCGTTCAGAAGAACCGGATGCGGCAATGGCTATTTATGAGAGTATGTTCGATGATGCAGTCGCCAGAACAGTTGCTGAAAAAGGGATCTTTGGAATAGGGGAGCTTCTTTATGAAGAGCTTGTCCCTTTGATCGAAAAGAAAAAGGATCCGGCCAAGGAGTGA
- a CDS encoding OmpA family protein, with product MARKKKKQQSNNQGGGESSWMMTFSDLSTLLLTFFVLLISMSSLNEQALRTAFHNFDRMSGILFFRNREAVTLPENVAFKDIIKSLESVYVIDVRDIDEQTPEMISDREFNLLVSTGNLVWYKKQEIYRSFSFIFNDELLFESGSASLNPKVFPLLNKLAAFLKESRYMVFIDGHTDNIPPSPTSAYRSNEELSIARAMAVAAYFIEQAGVPPSKIAVTGYGDLLPIADNSTPKGRALNRRVELIFRPVEE from the coding sequence GTGGCAAGAAAGAAAAAGAAACAGCAATCGAATAATCAGGGTGGTGGGGAAAGTTCTTGGATGATGACCTTTTCGGACCTTTCTACCCTTCTCCTTACCTTTTTCGTGCTCCTGATTTCCATGTCATCTCTTAACGAACAGGCTTTGAGAACGGCTTTTCATAATTTCGACAGGATGAGCGGGATTCTTTTCTTCAGAAATCGAGAAGCGGTAACCCTTCCCGAAAATGTTGCTTTTAAAGACATCATAAAATCGCTTGAAAGCGTATATGTTATCGATGTTAGGGATATTGACGAGCAGACGCCGGAAATGATTTCCGATCGCGAATTCAACCTGCTGGTCTCCACGGGGAACCTTGTCTGGTACAAAAAGCAGGAAATATATCGTTCTTTTAGCTTTATATTTAATGACGAGCTGCTTTTTGAGAGCGGAAGTGCCAGCCTGAATCCAAAGGTCTTTCCACTTTTGAACAAGCTTGCTGCCTTCCTGAAAGAATCAAGATATATGGTTTTCATTGACGGCCATACGGACAACATACCGCCTTCGCCGACTTCGGCGTATCGGAGTAATGAAGAACTTTCCATTGCCCGGGCTATGGCGGTAGCAGCTTACTTTATCGAACAGGCCGGAGTGCCTCCGTCAAAGATCGCAGTTACCGGATATGGGGATCTCTTACCTATTGCAGATAACAGCACACCCAAAGGAAGGGCTCTGAATCGTCGCGTTGAATTAATATTTCGCCCCGTTGAAGAGTAG
- a CDS encoding OmpA/MotB family protein: protein MARKEKEENSGGGGGSWLTTYTDLCTLLLTFFVLLLSMSVIDPERKKEALNSLVGAFGFLSGGRSPLGQKTGMDVREATAPLRENSPISYDMLKELTIRNNLDPDAEVIKEENRIVVRISDRILFEPGSLRLTPQGEKFLALLGIYLKKTFEEIEIRGHVDMYEMPENPEWPQQAWKLSALRALEVYKFFLDMGISPERMSAHGLSYFWPVVDSSEYPHLRYKNRRVDIIIGRNPTIPQSLFRRKPSPHSYVNYKNFFFRLFPNIGEESGGKKEKETAIE, encoded by the coding sequence ATGGCCCGAAAGGAAAAGGAAGAAAATTCCGGAGGCGGAGGCGGTAGCTGGCTTACTACATATACCGATCTTTGCACCCTACTTTTGACCTTCTTCGTTCTTCTCCTCAGCATGTCGGTAATCGATCCAGAAAGGAAAAAAGAGGCCCTCAATTCGCTTGTTGGGGCCTTCGGTTTTCTTTCTGGGGGCAGATCACCTCTTGGGCAAAAAACGGGCATGGACGTGCGCGAAGCTACAGCCCCTTTAAGGGAAAATTCTCCCATCTCTTACGACATGCTCAAGGAGCTCACCATCAGGAATAACCTCGATCCCGACGCGGAAGTGATAAAGGAGGAAAATCGAATTGTTGTAAGAATAAGCGATAGAATACTTTTTGAGCCGGGCTCTTTGCGCCTGACCCCTCAGGGTGAAAAGTTTCTGGCCCTTTTGGGCATATATTTGAAAAAAACCTTTGAGGAGATTGAAATACGCGGTCATGTTGACATGTACGAAATGCCCGAAAACCCTGAGTGGCCTCAGCAGGCCTGGAAGCTTTCGGCTTTAAGGGCCCTTGAGGTATATAAATTTTTCCTTGATATGGGCATAAGTCCCGAGCGAATGAGTGCTCACGGGCTGAGCTACTTCTGGCCTGTTGTGGACAGCTCGGAGTATCCACATCTCAGATACAAAAACCGCCGAGTTGATATAATCATAGGAAGAAATCCAACAATTCCCCAGAGCCTTTTCCGCAGAAAACCGTCACCGCACTCCTATGTTAACTACAAGAATTTCTTCTTTCGGCTTTTTCCGAATATAGGAGAAGAATCCGGTGGCAAGAAAGAAAAAGAAACAGCAATCGAATAA
- a CDS encoding flagellar basal body P-ring protein FlgI, which translates to MSRLLSLILVTAFLVMAELSSGARIKDIAYFVGNRPNLLIGYGLVVGLNGTGDKDKTEFTVSTLANLLDNMGINVDPEQVKVKNVAAVMVTARLPAFARVGSKIDVQVSSIGDAKSLAGGTLLMTPLQGPDGEIYAVAQGPVTIGGFAAGGAAAQVQQNHPTVGYIANGAIVEKEVPVDYSGLNRLDLIIRDPDFTTAYHISEAINVVFGNGTASPKDAGTVTVSIPPKWASNIVGFISKVESLEVIPDYIAKVVINERTGTIVMGENVRISPVAVAHGNLTVSITERPYVSQPLPFAPGETVVVPRTEVEVKEEKAHLAVVGGGVTIGQVVEGLNALGATPRDLINILQAIKAAGALHADLEIM; encoded by the coding sequence ATGAGCCGGCTTTTGAGCTTAATTCTGGTGACGGCATTTCTGGTGATGGCGGAACTCAGCTCGGGAGCCAGAATCAAAGATATTGCTTACTTTGTCGGCAATAGACCCAATTTGCTCATCGGTTACGGGCTTGTTGTGGGGCTTAACGGCACGGGCGATAAAGACAAGACTGAATTTACGGTGAGCACGCTGGCAAACCTTCTGGACAACATGGGCATTAACGTCGATCCAGAGCAGGTGAAGGTTAAAAACGTTGCCGCCGTAATGGTAACTGCGAGGCTTCCGGCTTTTGCAAGGGTCGGGAGCAAGATCGACGTACAGGTGTCTTCAATCGGAGATGCAAAGAGCCTTGCGGGGGGAACTCTTCTCATGACCCCCTTGCAGGGACCCGACGGAGAAATTTATGCTGTTGCTCAGGGTCCCGTTACAATCGGTGGGTTTGCAGCAGGAGGTGCGGCAGCACAGGTTCAGCAGAATCACCCGACGGTGGGATACATCGCAAACGGGGCTATCGTCGAAAAAGAGGTTCCCGTGGACTATTCGGGCCTTAACAGGCTCGATCTGATTATAAGAGATCCCGACTTCACTACGGCTTACCATATCTCCGAAGCCATAAACGTTGTTTTCGGGAACGGAACGGCTTCACCTAAAGATGCCGGCACCGTTACTGTGAGCATTCCTCCAAAATGGGCATCCAATATTGTGGGGTTCATCTCGAAGGTCGAGTCTCTTGAGGTTATACCCGACTATATTGCCAAGGTTGTAATAAACGAAAGAACGGGTACAATTGTTATGGGTGAAAACGTTAGAATTTCGCCCGTGGCCGTTGCACACGGAAATCTCACTGTGAGCATCACAGAACGGCCTTACGTGTCACAGCCTCTGCCTTTTGCGCCCGGAGAGACGGTCGTGGTGCCCAGAACAGAGGTTGAGGTAAAAGAAGAGAAAGCACATCTGGCCGTCGTGGGAGGAGGTGTTACAATAGGGCAGGTGGTGGAAGGCCTGAATGCCCTCGGAGCGACACCCCGGGATCTGATAAACATTCTTCAGGCAATTAAAGCGGCCGGGGCGCTGCATGCAGATCTGGAAATAATGTAG
- a CDS encoding flagellar basal body L-ring protein FlgH: MSAPSGSLWSPMSRSLFSDIKAHRIGDILTITISEEADASGEAETETERTHDWTGKLSASDFSAAGRNLLGGTTSFNYGAEFGRGLKGSGKTTRTNSVKAYMTATVIDVLPNGNLVIRGSRWIKVNDEMHQIILEGVVRPVDITRNNTILSQKIADAKIFVVGKGPISRQQRPGWLGQIIDLLFPL, encoded by the coding sequence ATGAGCGCACCGTCAGGTTCTCTGTGGTCGCCCATGTCTCGATCTCTCTTTTCTGACATTAAAGCTCACAGAATAGGGGATATCTTAACCATAACCATAAGTGAAGAAGCCGATGCTTCGGGAGAAGCCGAAACCGAGACGGAACGAACTCACGATTGGACTGGAAAATTGTCGGCATCGGATTTCAGCGCGGCGGGAAGGAATCTTCTTGGAGGGACCACTTCTTTTAACTACGGAGCGGAATTCGGAAGAGGCCTTAAAGGTTCAGGGAAGACAACGAGAACCAATTCCGTTAAAGCATATATGACAGCGACGGTTATTGATGTTCTTCCCAACGGAAATCTCGTTATTAGAGGGTCAAGGTGGATAAAGGTAAACGACGAAATGCATCAAATTATACTGGAAGGGGTCGTAAGGCCTGTGGACATTACCCGCAATAACACCATTTTGTCCCAGAAAATCGCCGATGCAAAGATCTTTGTCGTCGGGAAAGGACCCATATCGAGACAGCAAAGGCCGGGATGGCTGGGGCAGATTATCGATTTACTCTTTCCTCTGTAA
- the flgA gene encoding flagellar basal body P-ring formation chaperone FlgA: protein MKARKTVLLAFLVMFSSTLADRLWALSPLHRVEIASRVEVTGDAVYLSDIVVPESVPEDWFRKFQSIYLGEAPQPGEVKYVQVALLADYLRKVISSNMMSSESAEDIVISIPDEVVVSRKTIVIPKEEIEKAYVDYVLAHSPWDAEDIKIEQIRYAGLPVVPAGTRTYEVSADRNERFLGNVTLTVRCLVNGRHARTLRVAGFVRLFKEVIHASEIIPKGSIIDASKLSWKRADITESPEDYVTEPSRVIGKRVLQDVYPGEPIKISEIDDPIVVRRGDPVKIVFQRPGLILTAKGQVKEDGRVGDVVKVINLSSRKVIQCRVASKDVVMVE from the coding sequence ATGAAAGCCCGTAAGACGGTTCTGCTGGCTTTTCTGGTAATGTTCTCCTCAACGCTGGCCGACAGGTTATGGGCCCTGTCGCCTCTACACAGGGTGGAGATAGCATCAAGGGTTGAGGTGACCGGTGACGCTGTGTATCTTTCTGACATTGTGGTTCCAGAAAGCGTACCGGAAGACTGGTTCAGAAAATTCCAGTCCATCTATCTCGGAGAAGCTCCACAGCCGGGTGAAGTCAAATACGTTCAGGTAGCCCTTCTGGCCGATTACCTCAGAAAGGTGATCTCTTCGAATATGATGAGTTCAGAAAGTGCCGAAGACATCGTCATATCAATTCCCGACGAAGTAGTTGTTTCGAGAAAAACGATTGTTATACCGAAAGAAGAAATAGAGAAAGCCTACGTTGATTACGTTCTGGCACATAGCCCCTGGGATGCCGAGGATATCAAAATAGAACAAATAAGATATGCAGGCCTTCCTGTTGTACCTGCCGGTACAAGGACGTATGAGGTTTCTGCCGATCGAAATGAAAGGTTTCTGGGTAACGTGACCCTCACCGTCCGTTGTCTAGTTAACGGTCGTCATGCGAGGACTCTCAGGGTTGCCGGGTTTGTCAGATTGTTCAAAGAGGTGATTCATGCTTCCGAGATAATTCCGAAAGGTTCGATTATTGATGCTTCAAAGCTTTCCTGGAAAAGGGCGGACATTACAGAAAGCCCCGAAGATTATGTAACGGAACCCTCCAGGGTGATAGGGAAAAGGGTTCTTCAGGACGTTTATCCAGGAGAACCCATAAAAATTTCGGAGATTGACGATCCCATCGTCGTCCGCAGGGGTGATCCGGTAAAGATTGTCTTTCAGCGCCCCGGTCTGATTCTTACGGCCAAGGGGCAGGTCAAAGAGGACGGGCGTGTCGGTGATGTGGTAAAGGTGATAAACCTTTCGTCAAGAAAGGTGATACAGTGCCGGGTTGCCAGTAAGGACGTTGTAATGGTCGAATAA
- the flgG gene encoding flagellar basal-body rod protein FlgG, with amino-acid sequence MIRSLWTAATGMAAQQLNLDVIANNLANAQTTAFKKSRANFEDLMYQTIIPPGVTTSNDVTIPTGIQVGMGVKTVSVDKMFSQGSFVQTENPLDLAIEGKGFFKVLRGTEEVYTRAGSFKLDADGYICDPEGNRLQPEISIPREAVTITVDAGGTLTALDQNGTVLVTETITLYDFPNPAGLISIGRNYFIPSEASGEEVEGESGTEGFGTILQGFLESSNVNVVEEMVNMIAGQRAYEANSKIIRTVDEMLRIANNVQA; translated from the coding sequence ATGATCAGGAGTCTTTGGACAGCAGCAACAGGAATGGCGGCTCAGCAGTTGAACCTGGATGTAATTGCCAACAATCTGGCCAACGCTCAAACTACGGCCTTCAAAAAGAGCAGAGCCAATTTTGAGGACCTAATGTATCAGACGATTATTCCCCCCGGGGTAACTACTTCAAACGATGTTACGATCCCCACGGGAATTCAGGTTGGTATGGGCGTTAAAACCGTTTCCGTTGATAAGATGTTCAGTCAGGGAAGCTTCGTTCAAACTGAAAATCCCCTTGATCTTGCAATAGAAGGCAAAGGATTTTTCAAAGTTCTGCGTGGGACAGAAGAAGTTTACACCAGGGCAGGATCGTTCAAGCTGGATGCCGACGGATACATATGTGATCCCGAAGGAAACAGGCTTCAGCCCGAAATCAGCATACCAAGAGAAGCCGTGACCATAACCGTTGATGCCGGCGGAACCCTGACCGCTCTTGATCAAAACGGGACCGTCCTCGTAACCGAAACCATAACACTCTACGACTTTCCCAATCCTGCAGGGCTTATCAGCATAGGGCGAAACTACTTTATTCCATCGGAGGCCTCGGGGGAAGAAGTGGAAGGAGAATCCGGGACCGAGGGGTTTGGTACAATACTGCAGGGCTTTCTTGAAAGCTCCAACGTAAATGTCGTGGAAGAAATGGTTAATATGATAGCGGGCCAGAGAGCCTATGAGGCAAACTCGAAGATAATTCGCACGGTGGATGAGATGCTTAGAATTGCAAATAACGTTCAGGCTTAA
- a CDS encoding flagellar hook-basal body protein, producing the protein MRLGFAASALGSILQEKRLEVIANNLANAQTPGFKKDDVRFTDFLYQETHTRMDQGPIRITSSPLDVALVGPGWFKVKTDEGIFYTRSGNFMRDPEGRLVTPEGWPVLDESGGEIQINSTDITIDERGRVLENGVTVGTIAVVDFDEGVRLEKVRGGYFRTVGSDIREQEPEGTRIQQGALEEPNFHIVEEMTRMIDTLRMFEAYQKAMKLFHSEDTQLARKVSGR; encoded by the coding sequence ATGAGGCTTGGGTTTGCGGCTTCGGCTCTGGGTTCCATTTTGCAGGAAAAGCGGCTTGAGGTAATTGCCAATAACCTGGCAAATGCCCAGACTCCGGGATTTAAAAAAGACGATGTCCGCTTTACGGACTTTCTCTATCAGGAAACTCATACAAGAATGGATCAGGGCCCTATCCGAATAACATCATCGCCTCTTGATGTTGCCCTGGTCGGTCCGGGGTGGTTCAAGGTCAAGACCGATGAGGGAATATTCTACACGAGATCCGGCAATTTCATGAGAGACCCGGAGGGCAGGCTTGTGACCCCAGAAGGGTGGCCCGTTTTGGACGAATCCGGCGGAGAGATTCAAATCAATTCGACGGATATAACGATCGACGAGAGAGGAAGGGTTTTGGAAAACGGGGTAACCGTAGGGACAATTGCCGTGGTTGATTTTGACGAGGGTGTCAGGCTTGAGAAGGTCAGGGGCGGTTATTTCCGTACCGTTGGATCGGACATAAGAGAGCAGGAACCGGAGGGAACCAGAATTCAGCAGGGAGCCCTGGAAGAACCGAATTTTCATATAGTTGAGGAAATGACCCGCATGATAGACACCCTTAGAATGTTTGAGGCCTATCAAAAAGCCATGAAGCTGTTTCATTCGGAAGATACTCAACTTGCACGAAAGGTGTCAGGGCGCTGA
- a CDS encoding sigma-70 family RNA polymerase sigma factor — protein sequence MPEREQLILSLYYYEELTMKEIGEILGYTESRISQLHTSILLKLRTRLRRMLRKDDLPEGVAAE from the coding sequence TTGCCCGAACGGGAACAGCTGATCTTGTCGCTCTATTACTACGAAGAACTGACGATGAAGGAAATCGGTGAAATCCTGGGCTACACAGAATCCAGAATATCTCAGCTTCATACCAGCATTCTTCTTAAACTGCGCACCAGGCTCAGGAGAATGCTCAGAAAGGACGACTTACCCGAGGGCGTAGCCGCAGAGTGA
- a CDS encoding sigma-70 family RNA polymerase sigma factor, whose translation MSEKKLRSAGTLSFQRLSREERNELVVRYLPLVKTAALRLMGRLPDHITYDELFSSGVVGLLDAVDKYDPSFGIPFESYALIRIRGSMIDDIRSKDVVPRGVRAKVAEIEQVIERLEQRLGRPPEDEEIANELGMDVSEYHETLDNLRGLSLSYSLEHLLDSGQHPDSLTEDGGDVTRQVYLKEIKKSWPKQ comes from the coding sequence ATGTCTGAAAAGAAATTGCGGAGTGCAGGAACATTGAGTTTTCAGCGTTTGAGCCGAGAAGAGCGAAACGAGCTTGTGGTTCGCTATCTACCTCTTGTGAAAACGGCCGCGTTGCGCCTCATGGGGCGATTGCCAGATCATATTACCTATGATGAACTCTTCAGCAGCGGCGTGGTGGGGCTTCTGGACGCCGTGGATAAGTACGACCCATCTTTCGGAATTCCCTTTGAAAGCTATGCCTTAATACGCATACGGGGCTCCATGATTGATGATATACGCTCGAAAGATGTTGTTCCAAGAGGCGTAAGAGCAAAGGTTGCCGAGATTGAACAGGTCATCGAAAGACTGGAACAAAGGTTGGGACGTCCTCCCGAAGATGAAGAGATAGCAAATGAGCTTGGGATGGATGTTTCTGAATATCACGAAACCCTGGATAACCTGCGGGGGCTTTCTCTGTCTTATTCGCTGGAACATCTCCTTGATTCGGGACAGCATCCGGATTCTCTGACGGAGGACGGTGGGGATGTAACCAGGCAGGTTTATCTAAAGGAGATAAAAAAATCCTGGCCGAAGCAATAA
- a CDS encoding MinD/ParA family protein, with translation MEGIGNGVRVISVSSGKGGVGKSNIVINLALALDRMGKRVMILDADLGLANVDVLLGLNPKYNISHVLSGEKELTDIIVKGPGNVLIMPASSGVQELTRLSQDQKILLMDLFESLPMEFDVFFIDTGAGISDMVMYFNMVAHEKIVVFTPEPTSLTDGYALIKVLYQRYGERYFRVLVNNVDGEKQARTIFSQISKVADYFLDGISLDFLGFIPRDENLGKSVMKQRPLLELFPNSPASKAFMTVAERLLRLSPPVEQGTVRIFWKRLLNV, from the coding sequence GTGGAGGGGATAGGAAACGGTGTGAGAGTTATCTCTGTCAGCAGTGGCAAAGGCGGAGTCGGTAAAAGTAACATCGTGATAAATCTGGCGCTAGCTCTTGATCGGATGGGAAAAAGGGTAATGATTCTTGACGCCGACCTGGGACTTGCCAACGTGGATGTGCTTTTGGGGCTGAATCCGAAATACAATATAAGCCATGTGCTTTCGGGAGAAAAAGAGCTTACCGACATAATAGTAAAGGGTCCCGGGAATGTGCTCATCATGCCTGCTAGCTCGGGTGTGCAAGAGCTCACAAGGCTATCTCAGGATCAGAAGATTCTGCTTATGGATCTGTTTGAGTCACTTCCGATGGAGTTTGATGTCTTCTTTATTGATACGGGAGCGGGAATTTCAGACATGGTCATGTACTTCAATATGGTGGCTCATGAGAAGATTGTTGTCTTTACTCCCGAACCGACTTCTCTCACCGACGGATACGCCCTTATCAAAGTACTTTATCAGCGTTATGGAGAAAGATATTTCAGGGTTCTTGTGAACAACGTCGATGGTGAGAAACAGGCCAGAACGATTTTCTCTCAGATTTCCAAAGTGGCAGACTACTTTCTGGACGGTATATCTCTTGATTTTCTTGGGTTTATACCGAGAGATGAGAATCTCGGTAAATCCGTGATGAAGCAAAGACCTTTGCTGGAGCTTTTTCCCAATTCCCCGGCATCAAAGGCCTTTATGACCGTTGCCGAAAGGTTGTTGAGGCTGTCTCCACCGGTGGAGCAGGGTACGGTTAGAATTTTCTGGAAGAGACTTTTAAATGTCTGA
- the flhA gene encoding flagellar biosynthesis protein FlhA, whose translation MGPVSKTEVNEGILGRLRNISDSDALMGIAVVSILAVMLLPLPGRLLDIFLALNISFAIVILLTAIYTLKPLDFIIYPSLLLVTTLFRLALNVASTRLILLYGHEGPSAAGYIIKAFGQFVVGGNYVVGLVVFVILVIVNFTVITRGTERISEVAARFTLDAMPGKQMSIDADLNAGLINETEARRRRELIAREADFYGTMDGASKFVRGDAIAGILITLINIFGGLAIGVILRGMPLKEALETYTILTVGDGLVSQIPALVISTSAGILVSRAETDMGLGRAFVRQFRLQPRPVALAGLMLYGLGIVPGFPALPLFFVGSCLLGLSWQLMKRVAKEGEKPEQEAPEEDASGVAREVEELPPPLELLQLEIGYGLIPLIDESHGGEMLQRIKAIRRQLALERGIVVPPLHIKDNLQLGPMEYQLLLKGNVIARAELMAGHLLAINPGTVKQEIEGIPTKDPAFGLPALWIPESKREVAKKAGYTVIDHAAVMATHLTELFKKYADQLLTRQVVQQLLDHLAESQPKLVEELTPNVLPVGVIQKVLQNLVKEQVSIRDLQTICETLADYGVTIKDPDILTEHVRQALGRTITQPYESEDGKLRVITFHPSLEDFLKKSIQQTEHGAVPGFDPGFLHRFVQAVNMEASKVIHQGHHPVILCSSAIRRHVRRILERFIPDIAVISHNEITGPIEIQAVGVVRVSDAD comes from the coding sequence ATGGGACCTGTGTCAAAAACAGAAGTGAACGAGGGGATTCTCGGAAGATTGAGAAATATTTCCGACAGCGATGCCCTTATGGGCATTGCCGTCGTAAGTATTCTTGCAGTTATGCTTCTACCTCTCCCCGGTCGCCTGCTTGACATTTTTCTTGCGCTCAATATTTCGTTTGCGATCGTCATTCTTTTGACGGCGATCTACACATTAAAACCCCTGGACTTCATTATCTATCCCTCTTTACTTCTGGTAACCACTCTTTTTCGTCTGGCCCTGAATGTAGCCAGTACGCGTTTGATCTTGCTTTACGGTCACGAAGGGCCCTCCGCTGCCGGCTACATCATAAAGGCTTTTGGTCAATTCGTTGTGGGGGGCAATTATGTGGTAGGGCTTGTTGTTTTTGTAATCCTCGTCATTGTTAATTTTACCGTAATAACCAGGGGTACCGAGCGTATTTCCGAGGTTGCTGCAAGGTTTACTCTTGATGCAATGCCCGGTAAGCAGATGAGCATTGATGCGGATCTGAATGCTGGTTTGATAAATGAAACCGAGGCGCGACGTAGGCGGGAATTGATTGCCCGGGAGGCCGATTTTTACGGCACTATGGATGGTGCCAGTAAATTTGTAAGAGGTGACGCTATAGCGGGAATCCTCATAACTCTTATCAACATCTTCGGGGGGCTTGCGATAGGCGTTATCTTGAGAGGGATGCCACTTAAAGAAGCGCTGGAGACCTACACGATTTTAACCGTTGGAGACGGTCTCGTTTCGCAGATCCCCGCTCTAGTTATATCCACTTCGGCGGGAATACTCGTAAGCCGTGCAGAGACGGATATGGGGCTCGGAAGAGCCTTCGTCAGGCAATTTCGCCTGCAACCGAGACCGGTAGCTCTGGCCGGTCTGATGCTCTACGGTCTGGGTATAGTTCCGGGCTTTCCGGCCCTGCCCCTGTTTTTCGTGGGCTCCTGCCTTCTAGGGCTTTCATGGCAGCTTATGAAGCGAGTTGCAAAAGAAGGAGAGAAGCCGGAGCAGGAGGCTCCAGAGGAAGATGCTTCGGGAGTGGCAAGGGAGGTTGAAGAGCTCCCGCCGCCGCTTGAGTTGCTCCAGCTTGAAATCGGCTATGGCCTTATCCCGCTCATCGATGAAAGTCATGGCGGTGAGATGTTGCAGAGGATTAAAGCCATAAGAAGGCAACTTGCTCTGGAGCGTGGCATTGTGGTCCCGCCCTTGCACATAAAGGACAATCTCCAGTTAGGGCCTATGGAATATCAGTTGCTCCTGAAAGGGAATGTAATTGCCAGGGCCGAACTCATGGCAGGTCATCTGCTTGCCATAAATCCCGGAACTGTAAAACAGGAAATTGAAGGGATTCCCACAAAAGATCCGGCTTTTGGCTTGCCTGCGCTCTGGATTCCAGAAAGTAAAAGGGAGGTTGCGAAAAAGGCTGGATACACGGTAATCGATCACGCAGCGGTTATGGCGACCCATCTAACCGAGCTTTTTAAGAAGTATGCAGACCAGTTGCTGACCCGTCAGGTGGTTCAGCAACTGCTCGACCACCTTGCCGAGTCTCAACCCAAACTGGTCGAGGAACTTACACCCAATGTTCTCCCTGTTGGCGTTATTCAGAAAGTGCTTCAAAATCTTGTAAAGGAACAGGTCTCTATAAGAGATCTTCAGACCATATGCGAGACACTGGCCGATTACGGGGTTACTATAAAAGACCCCGACATCTTAACAGAACACGTGAGGCAGGCTCTTGGAAGGACCATAACGCAGCCTTATGAGTCAGAGGACGGGAAACTCAGGGTTATAACCTTTCATCCGTCCCTCGAGGATTTTCTGAAGAAGAGCATACAGCAAACGGAGCATGGAGCGGTTCCGGGGTTTGATCCCGGCTTTCTGCACAGGTTCGTTCAGGCTGTAAATATGGAAGCCAGTAAAGTGATTCATCAGGGTCACCATCCCGTTATTCTCTGTTCGTCGGCTATAAGGCGCCACGTGAGGCGTATTCTTGAGCGGTTCATACCCGATATTGCCGTAATAAGCCATAATGAAATAACAGGCCCGATCGAGATTCAGGCCGTGGGTGTGGTGCGTGTGAGCGATGCGGATTAA